A portion of the Oncorhynchus clarkii lewisi isolate Uvic-CL-2024 chromosome 27, UVic_Ocla_1.0, whole genome shotgun sequence genome contains these proteins:
- the LOC139386212 gene encoding thymocyte nuclear protein 1, translated as MAPKMRTRGTTRTLQSSNDEETKTNAHSEDSPLEVGQAVRGKRKGSGKTGKQESSKAKKSPERPQYCHWLMKSEPESRLENGIDVKFGIEDLKTLPNQTGCWDGVRNYQARNFMRDMKEGQHAFFYHSNCKEPGIAGVMKIVKESYVDHTQFDKKDVHYDASSKADNPKWSMVDVQFERMLKRFIPLSELKKIHLQHKAKGGSLNGMALFTRARLSVQPLTSEEFEFVLSLEDNDPL; from the exons ATGGCACCTAAAATGAGAACCCGTGGAACCACAAGAACACTACAATCCA GCAACGACGAAGAGACAAAAACTAATGCCCACAGTGAGGACTCCCCATTGGAGGTTGGTCAGGCAgtcagggggaagaggaaaggtTCCGGAAAGACTGGAAAACAGGAGAGTTCAAAGGCAAAAAAATCACCTGAAAGACCACAGTATTGTCACTGGCTGATGAAGTCAGAGCCAGAGAGCCGCTTGGAAAATGGCATAGATGTCAAG TTTGGGATCGAGGATCTGAAGACTCTTCCCAACCAAACTgggtgttgggatggtgttcggaACTACCAAGCCCGTAACTTTATGCGAGACATGAAAGAGGGGCAGCATGCATTCTTCTACCACAGCAACTGCAAGGAGCCTGGAATAGCTGGAGTTATGAAG ATTGTAAAGGAGTCCTATGTGGACCACACTCAGTTTGACAAGAAAGATGTCCATTACGACGCCTCCAGCAAGGCAGACAACCCCAAATGGAGTATG GTTGATGTCCAGTTTGAGAGGATGTTGAAGCGCTTCATTCCTCTGTCTGAGTTGAAGAAGATCCACCTGCAGCACAAGGCCAAAGGCGGGTCCCTGAATGGCATGGCTCTCTTCACCAGGGCCAGGCTGTCTGTCCAGCCCCTAACCAGTG AGGAATTTGAATTTGTCCTGAGTTTGGAGGACAATGACCCACTGTGA
- the LOC139385687 gene encoding junctional adhesion molecule 3B, protein MALQRLTALFILYSILGYIPSRGVILRTTDKTVWANEFEPIELTCLIESISTNNPRIEWKKIKNGVPSYVYFQNQISGDLEHRAQLIQPANLLILNTSRADTAEYRCEVAAIDDHKHFDEILISLAVRVKPVVPRCSVPVAVTVGTSSELRCLENEGFPASQYRWFRNNEELPQDPKSSPKFINSTYSINADTGGLKFRRMRKEDAGEYFCQAKNEAGHAQCPAQLMDVYDVDIVGIFLKVLAALAGFTIVMVGVYHAHKHGCFSSGKDHTGTNYKSPAADDGVEYAEADEGHFRHKSSFII, encoded by the exons GCTACATTCCATCACGTGGGGTAATCCTCCGAACCACAGACAAGACTGTGTGGGCAAATGAATTTGAAC CTATTGAGTTGACCTGCTTGATAGAGTCCATCTCAACAAACAACCCCAGAATCGAATGGAAGAAAATCAAAAACGGTGTCCCTAGTTATGTGTACTTTCAAAATCAAATTTCAG GGGACTTGGAGCACAGAGCCCAGCTGATCCAGCCAGCCAAcctactgatcctcaacaccagCCGTGCAGACACTGCAGAGTACCGCTGTGAGGTCGCTGCCATTGATGACCACAAACACTTTGATGAAATTCTAATCAGTCTTGCTGTCAGGG TAAAGCCTGTGGTGCCCAGGTGCAGTGTGCCTGTGGCGGTGACTGTTGGCACGTCCTCTGAGCTGCGCTGCCTAGAGAACGAGGGCTTCCCTGCCTCACAGTACCGCTGGTTCCGCAACAACGAGGAGCTTCCCCAGGACCCAAAGAGCAGCCCCAAGTTCATCAACTCCACCTACTCCATTAACGCTGACACAGGTGGTCTG AAATTCCGCaggatgaggaaggaggatgCGGGAGAGTATTTCTGCCAGGCAAAGAATGAAGCTGGACATGCACAGTGTCCCGCACAGCTGATGGACGTCT ATGATGTCGACATAGTGGGGATTTTTCTGAAGGTGTTGGCGGCATTGGCCGGATTCACTATTGTGATGGTGGGGGTTTATCATGCACACAAACATGGCTGCTTCTCCTCCGGCAAGGATCACACAGGAACCAA CTACAAATCGCCAGCAGCAGATGATGGTGTTGAATATGCCGAAGCAGATGAG GGTCACTTCCGGCACAAATCATCATTTATCATTTGA
- the LOC139386210 gene encoding isobutyryl-CoA dehydrogenase, mitochondrial — translation MAMGTLSRVVRLSSCIGRSRRLIFNSTQRRGIASCIDPAHGLSDEQKEFQKMAFDFAAHEMSPHMAEWDEKEIFPVETMRKAAQLGFGGIYVQPEVGGSGLSRLDTSVIFEALSTGCVSTTAYISIHNMCNWMIDTFGNTEQREKFCPELCTMDKFASYCLTEPGSGSDAASLLTTAKLEGDHYILNGSKAFISGGGDTDVYIVMCRTGGKGPKGISCVVVEKDTPGLSFGKKEKKVGWNSQPTRAVILEDCHVPVTNRLGQEGQGFNIAMRGLNGGRINIASCSLGAAHACVQLARDHLLVRKQFGEALSNNQFLQFKLAEMATKLVASRLLLREAAVALQESRSDAVSLCSMAKLFVTDECFNICNQALQMHGGYGYLKDYAVQQFVRDIRVHQILEGTNEVMRMIIARSLLSESG, via the exons ATGGCCATGGGGACGTTATCTAGAGTTGTCAGACTCAGTTCATGCATCGGCAGAAGTCGGCGGTTAATATTTAACAGCACACAGAGACGAGGAATAGCTTCGTGTATTGACC CTGCTCATGGCCTCAGCGATGAACAGAAGGAGTTTCAGAAGATGGCCTTTGACTTCGCAGCCcatgaaatgtctccacacatggCCGAGTGGGATGAAAAG GAAATCTTCCCGGTGGAGACCATGCGAAAGGCTGCCCAGCTGGGGTTTGGGGGGATCTATGTACAGCCGGAGGTGGGGGGATCTGGCCTGTCTCGTCTGGACACCTCGGTCATCTTTGAGGCGTTATCGACAGGCTGTGTCAGCACCACAGCCTACATCAGCATTCATAA CATGTGTAACTGGATGATTGACACCTTCGGCAACACCGAGCAGAGGGAGAAGTTCTGCCCTGAGCTTTGTACGATGGACAAGTTTGCCTCTTATTGTCTCACTGAACCAG GCAGTGGCAGTGATGCTGCTTCCTTACTCACTACTGCAAAGTTGGAAGGAGACCATTATATCCTCAATGGTTCCAAG GCCTTCAtcagtggaggaggagacacagACGTGTACATAGTAATGTGTCGGACGGGAGGGAAAGGTCCCAAGGGGATATCCTGTGTGGTGGTGGAGAAAGACACTCCAGGACTCAGCTTTggcaagaaggagaagaag gtgggaTGGAACTCTCAGCCAACTAGAGCAGTGATCTTAGAGGACTGCCACGTCCCAGTGACCAATCGTCTGGGTCAGGAGGGACAGGGCTTCAACATTGCTATGAGAGGCCTGAACGGAGGCAGGATCAATATTG CCTCTTGTTCTCTTGGGGCGGCCCATGCATGTGTACAGCTGGCGAGAGATCACCTGCTAGTACGCAAGCAGTTTGGAGAGGCTCTCTCCAACAACCAG TTCCTGCAGTTTAAGTTGGCAGAGATGGCAACCAAGCTAGTGGCATCACGTCTGTTGCTACGCGAGGCTGCCGTGGCACTGCAGGAGAGCAGGTCTGACGCTGTGTCCCTCTGCTCCATGGCCAAACTCTTTGTCACTGACGAGTGCTTCAAC ATCTGTAACCAGGCACTCCAGATGCATGGTGGATACGGTTACCTCAAAGACTATGCTGTTCAACAGTTTGTCCGGGACATCCGAGTACACCAGATACTGGAGG GAACAAATGAAGTGATGCGGATGATAATTGCCAGAAGTTTACTGTCAGAGTCTGGATAA
- the LOC139386208 gene encoding endothelial cell-selective adhesion molecule isoform X5: protein MPSSNLSIYINNTQESDSGRYLCNVIIPGAAGLSGEMRLNVKVPPSPPVCTMTGSSVLNGNVTLSCKSSLGEPIPHYKWTKNAPMSEVFFSPMQNERQGTLRLSNLTKSMSGKYVCRASNTAGSDTCSVNLEVFTSSNSGVIAAATLGSIVGLVAIILFLIFMLRRRDHEEEIANDIKEDAQAPKRVSWAKSGTGSDIISKNGTLSSIATSPHPGDPQQLKNFPYPTAPASDTGSVLNAYRLRPGELNPLQGLPGYISGTLPPRHTRPLCVANNIDATYPQGHSRPPSSNHISGTPPPGHTRFLSTSIIVDTPPHGFSQPPSFNHVGVTSPHGYSRPHSSNNIGAPSTQGHSQPPSANNIGALSPHGHSRPPSLNHISGSSPHRHSRPPSISSMPHYGHSRSSSSNGAPPGSHSPPGHMVTDPDKTEGAQPQVPRPRTSPISSTTLARMGAVPVTVPAQSQAGSLV, encoded by the exons ATGCCTTCGTCCAATCTCTCCATCTACATCAACAACACCCAGGAGTCAGACTCAGGACGATACCTCTGCAATGTCATCATCCCTGGAGCCGCCGGACTCTCTGGAGAAATGCGCCTCAATGTCAAAG tccCTCCCTCGCCTCCAGTGTGCACGATGACTGGGTCATCTGTGCTGAATGGCAATGTGACACTAAGCTGTAAGTCCAGTTTGGGCGAACCCATCCCTCATTACAAATGGACCAAGAATGCCCCCATGTCAGAGGTCTTCTTTTCCCCCATGCAGA ATGAGAGGCAAGGTACCCTAAGGTTGAGTAACCTCACTAAGAGCATGTCAGGGAAATATGTGTGCCGAGCTAGCAACACTGCCGGTTCTGACACTTGCTCTGTCAACCTGGAGGTCTTCACCT CCTCTAATTCTGGAGTgattgctgctgctactctgggGTCCATCGTGGGACTGGTAGCCATCATACTCTTCCTCATCTTCATGCTGAGGAGGAGAGACCACGAAGAGGAGATAGCCAATGATATCAA GGAGGATGCCCAGGCACCCAAGCGTGTTTCCTGGGCAAAGAGTGGCACAGGCTCAGACATCATCTCCAAAAATGGCACGCTGTCATCCATAGCCACAAGCCCCCATCCGGGAGACCCCCAGCAGCTCAAAAACTTCCCCTACCCCACTGCACCGGCCTCTGACACAGGCTCTGTGCTCAACGCCTACCGCCTTCGGCCTGGAGAGCTCAACCCCCTGCAGGGCCTCCCAGGGTACATCAGTGGCACACTTCCACCCAGGCACACCAGACCCCTCTGTGTTGCTAACAACATTGATGCCACCTATCCACAAGGGCACAGTCGACCCCCCAGTTCTAATCACATCAGTGGGACTCCACCCCCTGGCCACACCCGGTTCCTCAGCACTAGTATCATTGTTGACACTCCTCCCCATGGGTTCAGTCAACCAcccagttttaaccatgttggtGTCACCTCTCCACATGGGTACAGCAGACCCCATAGTTCTAACAACATTGGTGCCCCCTCCACCCAGGGGCACAGTCAACCCCCAAGTGCTAACAATATCGGCGCCCTCTCTCCACATGGGCACAGCAGACCACCAAGCTTGAACCACATCAGTGGCAGCTCTCCACACAGGCACAGCCGACCCCCCAGCATCAGTAGCATGCCTCACTATGGACACAGCAGATCCTCCAGTTCTAATGGTGCCCCACCTGGATCCCATTCCCCACCTGGCCACATGGTCACAGACCCCGACAAGACTGAGGGGGCCCAGCCCCAGGTACCACGCCCTCGCACCTCGCCCATCAGCTCCACCACCCTGGCCCGTATGGGGGCTGTGCCCGTCACGGTGCCCGCTCAGAGCCAGGCTGGATCACTGGTATAG
- the LOC139386211 gene encoding vacuolar protein sorting-associated protein 26B-like — translation MSFFSFGQSAEIDVVLTDAETRKKAEHKTEDGKKDKYFLFYDGETVSGKINVTLKNPGKRLEHQGIKIEFVGQIELYYDRGNHHEFVSLVKDLARPGELTQSQTFDFEFTHVEKPYETYTGQNVKLRYFLRATVSRRLNDISKEMDIVVHTLSTYPELNSSIKMEVGIEDCLHIEFEYNKSKYHLKDVIVGKIYFLLVRIKIKHMEIDIIKRETTGTGPSVYHENDTIAKYEIMDGAPVRGESIPIRLFLAGYEMTPTMRDINKKFSVRYYLNLVLIDEEERRYFKQQEITLWRKGDVVRKSMSSQATIGAQRFEGSASSESALEKAAREDSG, via the exons ATGAGTTTCTTCAGTTTTGGCCAAAGTGCAGAAATTGATGTAGTTCTGACTGATGCTGAGACGAGAAAGAAGGCTGAACATAAGACTGAAGATGGGAAGAAGGACAAATATTTCCTATTTTATGACGGGGAGACTGTGTCTGGAAAGATCAACGTTACACTGAAGAACCCTGGGAAAAGACTGGAACATCAAGGGATCAAAATCGAATTTGTAGGCCAAATTG AGCTGTACTATGACAGAGGAAACCATCATGAGTTTGTCTCCCTGGTGAAAGATCTGGCAAGGCCTGGGGAGCTTACTCAGTCACAGACCTTCGATTTTGAGTTCACCCATGTTGAGAAGCCCTATGAGACCTACACAGGCCAGAATGTGAAGCTGCG GTATTTTCTGCGTGCTACGGTGAGCAGGAGACTGAATGACATCAGTAAAGAGATGGATATCGTGGTGCACACACTCAGCACTTACCCAGAGCTCAACTCATCAATAAAAATGGAAGTTGGGATTGAAGACTGTCTCCACATTGAGTTTGAGTACAACAAATCCAA GTACCACCTGAAAGACGTAATTGTGGGTAAGATCTACTTCCTGCTGGTGCGGATTAAGATAAAGCACATGGAGATTGACATCATCAAACGGGAGACAACTGGCACCGGTCCTAGTGTATACCATGAAAATGACACCATCGCCAAATATGAGATCATGGATGGGGCTCCTGTCCGAG GAGAGTCAATTCCAATCCGGCTGTTTCTGGCTGGCTATGAGATGACTCCCACCATGCGAGACATTAATAAGAAGTTCTCTGTGCGTTACTACCTTAACTTGGTGCTGATTGATGAGGAGGAGAGACGCTACTTCAAACAGCAG GAAATCACACTGTGGAGGAAAGGGGATGTGGTGAGGAAGAGCATGTCGAGCCAGGCCACCATCGGAGCCCAGCGGTTCGAGGGCTCAGCCAGTTCAGAGAGCGCTCTGGAGAAGGCGGCGAGGGAGGACAGCGGCTAA